In one window of Sphingomonas glaciei DNA:
- a CDS encoding transglutaminase-like domain-containing protein: MLIRAGYDIRFTCRQPTPMMALLGVHESRHQYLKTQPRLVSDPAIPMHDYKDGFGNIATRFVLPEGETLLSNSFVIEDSGEPDRVSPGAIQHPVQDLPDEVLVYLLGSRYCETDRLSDTAWGLFGHVEPGWTRLQAILDFTHKQIEFGYQHARSTKTAWDAHQERRGVCRDYAHLAIALCRCMNIPARYCTGFLGEIGVPKADAPMDFSAWFEAYLGGEWHTVDARHNFPRIGRILMARGRDATDCALTTAFGSAILTGFDVHTDQVDSID, encoded by the coding sequence ATGCTGATCCGCGCCGGCTACGATATCCGTTTCACCTGCCGCCAGCCGACGCCGATGATGGCCCTTCTGGGGGTCCATGAATCGCGCCACCAATATCTCAAGACCCAGCCCCGGCTGGTGAGCGATCCCGCCATCCCGATGCACGACTACAAGGACGGGTTCGGCAATATCGCCACCCGCTTCGTCCTGCCCGAGGGCGAGACCTTGCTGTCCAACAGCTTCGTGATCGAGGACAGCGGCGAGCCCGACCGCGTCTCCCCCGGCGCGATCCAGCATCCCGTGCAGGACCTTCCGGACGAGGTTCTCGTCTATCTGCTGGGCAGCCGCTACTGCGAGACCGACCGCCTGTCGGATACCGCCTGGGGGCTGTTCGGCCATGTCGAACCGGGCTGGACCCGGCTCCAGGCGATCCTCGACTTCACCCACAAGCAGATCGAGTTCGGCTATCAGCACGCTCGGTCGACCAAGACCGCCTGGGATGCGCATCAGGAGCGGCGGGGCGTGTGCCGCGACTATGCCCACCTCGCAATCGCGCTTTGCCGCTGCATGAACATCCCGGCGCGCTACTGCACCGGCTTTCTGGGCGAGATCGGCGTTCCCAAGGCAGACGCGCCGATGGATTTCTCGGCCTGGTTCGAGGCCTATCTCGGCGGCGAATGGCACACGGTCGATGCCCGGCACAATTTCCCGCGGATCGGCCGCATCCTGATGGCCCGCGGCCGGGACGCCACCGACTGCGCGCTGACCACCGCCTTCGGCTCGGCGATCCTGACCGGGTTCGACGTCCATACCGACCAGGTCGACAGCATTGACTAA
- a CDS encoding transglutaminase family protein, which yields MTILTISHVTRYTYRQPVSFGEHRIFVRPRESYDQHLLEARLDISPKPAELRWTQDVFGNSLALATFDRRAKELRIDSWIRLKHSPLLRGEVEIEPYARRYPFGYSPDELPDLLRSMERQHHDPERILDHWARGFVKKSAETDTLAMLSAMTNAIRRDFTYLSRAEKGTQSPIETLHKRQGTCRDFAVLMIEACRALGLAAHFVSGYLYNPKGTSGRIGGGSTHAWVRIFLPGSGWVEFDPTNGIVGNSGLIRVAVARDPAQAIPISGTWSGFPASDLGMEVTVDVALDEQVEPVIPAIPAAVSRK from the coding sequence ATGACGATCCTGACCATTTCTCATGTGACGCGCTACACCTACCGGCAGCCCGTGTCGTTCGGGGAGCATCGTATATTTGTCCGCCCCCGCGAAAGCTATGACCAGCATCTCCTCGAAGCGCGGCTGGATATCAGTCCCAAGCCGGCGGAGTTGCGCTGGACTCAGGACGTGTTCGGCAATTCGCTCGCGCTCGCGACCTTCGACCGGCGGGCAAAGGAACTCCGGATCGACAGCTGGATCCGCCTCAAGCACAGCCCGCTGCTTCGCGGCGAGGTCGAGATCGAGCCCTATGCCCGGCGCTATCCCTTCGGCTACTCGCCCGACGAACTTCCCGATCTGCTGCGTTCGATGGAGCGGCAGCACCATGATCCCGAGCGGATTCTCGACCACTGGGCCCGCGGCTTCGTCAAGAAGAGCGCCGAGACCGACACGCTGGCCATGCTGAGCGCGATGACCAACGCGATCCGCCGCGACTTCACCTATCTGTCGCGCGCCGAGAAGGGCACCCAGTCGCCGATCGAAACCCTGCACAAGCGCCAGGGCACCTGCCGCGATTTTGCGGTGCTGATGATCGAAGCCTGCCGTGCGCTGGGACTCGCCGCCCACTTCGTCTCCGGCTATCTGTATAATCCTAAAGGAACTTCGGGTCGCATCGGGGGTGGCAGTACACATGCGTGGGTGCGGATTTTCCTGCCCGGATCGGGCTGGGTCGAATTCGATCCGACCAACGGGATCGTCGGGAATTCTGGCTTGATCCGGGTCGCCGTCGCCCGCGATCCCGCCCAGGCCATCCCCATATCCGGCACGTGGAGCGGCTTTCCCGCCAGCGACCTCGGCATGGAAGTCACCGTCGACGTCGCGCTCGATGAGCAAGTCGAGCCCGTCATTCCGGCGATCCCCGCCGCTGTTTCAAGAAAGTAA
- a CDS encoding N-formylglutamate amidohydrolase yields the protein MQNRPTAAVSPVSPILAADEPPPVNVLNPGAPSPFLLIGDHAGNRIPREMAELGLDEAERTRHIAWDIGIAALGTALSARLDATFIHQTYSRLVIDCNRRPGAPDSIPPVSDGTAIAANASLDEAGAAARATAIQAPYQAAIGADIQRRLDAGQETILIALHSFTPSMRGIDRPWKVGILHDAGDNRFARAMLAFFARDPELVAGDNEPYAMDTIDFTIPFHAYPRRLPYAEIEIRQDLLADATGVAAWCDRVEQALNFAYREYASL from the coding sequence ATGCAAAATCGGCCCACCGCGGCAGTGTCACCCGTTTCTCCTATCTTGGCCGCCGATGAGCCGCCACCCGTCAATGTGCTGAACCCCGGGGCACCTTCCCCGTTCCTGCTGATCGGCGATCATGCCGGCAACCGCATCCCGCGCGAAATGGCCGAGCTCGGCCTCGACGAGGCGGAGCGGACCCGGCACATCGCCTGGGACATCGGGATCGCCGCCCTCGGCACCGCGCTCTCCGCCCGGCTCGACGCGACCTTCATTCACCAGACCTATTCGCGGCTGGTGATCGATTGCAACCGGCGACCCGGAGCGCCCGACTCAATCCCGCCGGTCAGCGACGGCACCGCGATCGCCGCCAATGCATCCCTCGACGAAGCCGGCGCAGCGGCCCGGGCGACGGCCATCCAGGCGCCTTACCAGGCGGCGATTGGCGCGGACATTCAACGCCGGCTCGACGCGGGCCAGGAGACCATCCTCATCGCGTTGCACAGCTTCACCCCCTCGATGCGCGGCATCGACCGGCCGTGGAAGGTCGGCATCCTCCACGATGCGGGCGACAACCGTTTCGCGCGCGCCATGCTCGCCTTCTTCGCCAGGGACCCGGAGCTGGTGGCGGGCGACAACGAACCCTATGCGATGGACACCATCGACTTCACCATCCCCTTCCACGCCTACCCGCGCCGCCTGCCCTATGCCGAGATTGAGATCCGCCAGGACCTGCTCGCCGACGCGACCGGCGTTGCGGCCTGGTGCGACCGCGTCGAGCAGGCGCTGAATTTCGCTTACAGGGAGTATGCGAGCCTTTGA
- a CDS encoding calcium-binding protein — MATINGTPNNDNLPGTAEDDVINGFAGDDTLQGLAGNDQLYGGDGNDMFRGGSGTDYYDGGPDNPSVSSFGQRSYGDRVTFYDPAATAGAIADLRTGIIENDGYGNRELMVGIEGLGGGTAFVDKFYGNDAANLLIGDAGDTLMGFGGDDVFQSASAPALTDGGAGRDELVLVSNGSLIPDNNGDGLAEVRATMTRGWVIDLALQTIVDGYGGTGTIAGIEKVTGTELNDEIRGSDADDELVGAFGNDILLGRGGNDLINARSGSDTADGGDGIDTLTYSRSDFSFAAYDYNVSSNNGPVFVDLQQGIAEEGVVSKIVIETPGMIEVRAASGTINSDTPRLARDIVTGFENIVGTGLGDALYGNDLDNVITPGAGDDIVDGRGGIDTVDYSSARGAMTVNLATESSVQAASGASPQVYFSFPPGATSQTRNDIYADDDRISTDQLFKIENVTGSNLNDSITGDVNANTLRGLDGNDVILGGAGDDVIEGGAGDDELRGEDGDDTLRGGLGNDKLYGGAGNDFLSEASGDNGPFGNDLYDGGEGNDRVSLFTSFGPGVTVDLRLTTAQNTGSMGIDTFIGIEHITSNYGNDTLIGNEADNWFWTFSGTDTLSGNGGNDYFTVGLGDKIADGGSGNDTIEVYDLAFQPAYTSAGITVSLALQGTAQATGIGNWTLTNIENLGGSFGADRLTGDGNANILAGAQGDDTLRGGGGNDILAGDGTFNLDDNAAPGFLIDPDWVGGNDILEGGAGDDTIHGGGGIDTAVYQISRAQASVVLNANGTVTVKAGAEGIDTLTSIERIQFSDGLYSFQFAGPSGVLVSNFAVGAGGWSSQNSYPRHIADVNGDGYTDIVGFGQSGVLVSFGSANGSFSGAGQVLANFGQAQGWSSDNQFHRELADVNGDGRADIVGFGTAGTLVSFGRADGSFSDPITGIANFGANQGWSTQDGFARVTGDVNGDGRADIIGFGVAGTFVSLGNGDGTFSAARLTLGDFGNQQGWTSDNQFHRTVADVNADGFDDIIGFGTAGTLVALSKGDGTFSATTLALNNFGKGQGWSTQDSFARQVADVNGDGNADIVGFGLAGTYVAYGLDNGSFTQASLDVANFGANQGWTSDNIYHRELADIDNDGAIDIVGFGQTGVLVGYNLDYGSLI, encoded by the coding sequence GTGGCGACCATCAACGGAACACCCAACAACGATAACCTTCCCGGCACCGCCGAGGACGACGTCATCAACGGCTTTGCCGGTGACGATACGCTGCAGGGGCTTGCCGGTAACGACCAGCTGTACGGCGGCGACGGCAACGATATGTTCCGTGGTGGAAGCGGCACCGACTATTACGACGGTGGGCCGGACAACCCGTCGGTCAGCTCGTTCGGCCAACGATCCTATGGCGATCGGGTTACTTTCTATGATCCGGCCGCAACCGCCGGCGCCATCGCGGACCTCCGGACCGGCATCATCGAGAATGACGGGTACGGCAATCGTGAACTCATGGTCGGGATCGAAGGGCTCGGCGGGGGTACGGCCTTTGTCGACAAATTCTACGGCAACGACGCAGCCAACCTGCTGATTGGCGATGCTGGCGATACGTTGATGGGGTTTGGCGGTGACGACGTATTCCAGAGCGCTTCGGCGCCGGCGCTGACCGATGGCGGCGCGGGCCGGGACGAATTGGTACTCGTCAGCAACGGCTCGCTGATCCCCGACAACAACGGAGACGGCCTCGCCGAAGTCCGTGCGACCATGACCAGGGGCTGGGTCATCGACCTTGCCCTGCAAACGATCGTGGACGGCTACGGTGGAACGGGAACCATCGCCGGCATCGAAAAGGTGACGGGGACCGAACTCAACGACGAAATCCGTGGAAGCGACGCTGACGACGAACTGGTCGGCGCCTTCGGTAACGACATCCTTCTCGGTCGGGGCGGGAATGATCTCATCAACGCTCGCAGCGGGTCGGACACCGCCGATGGCGGCGACGGCATCGATACGCTGACCTATTCGCGATCGGATTTCAGCTTCGCCGCTTACGACTATAATGTCAGTTCGAATAACGGCCCGGTCTTTGTCGATCTGCAACAGGGCATCGCGGAAGAAGGCGTTGTCAGCAAGATCGTGATCGAGACGCCCGGGATGATCGAAGTCCGGGCGGCGTCCGGGACGATCAACTCCGATACGCCGCGTCTCGCCCGGGACATCGTTACCGGGTTCGAGAATATCGTCGGCACCGGGCTTGGCGACGCTTTGTATGGCAACGATCTCGACAATGTCATCACACCGGGTGCAGGCGACGACATCGTCGACGGCCGGGGTGGGATCGACACCGTAGATTATTCTTCCGCCCGCGGCGCGATGACCGTGAACCTCGCGACCGAATCCTCGGTCCAGGCCGCCTCCGGCGCCAGCCCGCAGGTATATTTCTCCTTTCCCCCCGGCGCCACCTCACAGACCCGAAACGATATCTACGCCGACGACGATCGCATCTCGACCGATCAACTTTTCAAGATCGAGAACGTCACCGGCTCCAACCTCAACGACAGCATCACCGGCGACGTCAACGCAAACACATTGCGCGGGCTCGATGGGAATGACGTGATCCTCGGCGGGGCCGGCGACGACGTCATCGAAGGGGGCGCTGGCGATGACGAACTGCGGGGCGAGGACGGGGACGATACGCTGCGTGGCGGACTCGGCAACGACAAACTCTACGGCGGGGCCGGCAACGACTTCCTGTCCGAAGCCTCGGGCGACAACGGCCCGTTCGGCAACGACCTCTACGATGGCGGTGAGGGCAACGACCGGGTCAGCCTGTTCACTTCCTTCGGCCCCGGGGTCACGGTCGATCTTCGCCTGACCACCGCGCAGAACACCGGGTCGATGGGCATCGACACCTTTATCGGTATCGAACACATCACCTCCAACTACGGCAACGACACGCTGATCGGGAACGAGGCCGACAACTGGTTCTGGACCTTTAGCGGAACCGATACGCTGTCAGGCAATGGCGGGAACGACTATTTCACCGTCGGCCTTGGCGACAAGATCGCCGATGGCGGCAGCGGGAACGATACGATCGAAGTCTACGATCTCGCCTTCCAGCCCGCCTATACGTCCGCCGGAATAACCGTCTCGCTCGCGCTCCAGGGTACCGCGCAGGCGACTGGAATCGGCAACTGGACGCTCACCAACATCGAAAATCTCGGTGGATCGTTCGGCGCCGATCGCCTGACCGGTGATGGCAATGCCAACATCCTCGCCGGCGCGCAGGGCGACGACACGTTGCGTGGCGGCGGCGGCAACGACATCCTGGCCGGCGACGGCACCTTCAACCTCGACGACAATGCCGCGCCGGGGTTTCTCATCGACCCCGATTGGGTCGGCGGCAACGACATCCTCGAAGGCGGCGCGGGCGACGATACCATCCACGGCGGCGGCGGCATCGACACCGCGGTCTACCAGATCAGCCGGGCGCAGGCGTCGGTGGTGTTGAACGCCAATGGCACGGTCACCGTCAAGGCCGGCGCGGAAGGCATCGACACGCTGACCAGCATCGAGCGGATCCAGTTCAGCGATGGACTCTACTCGTTCCAGTTCGCGGGTCCGAGCGGGGTCCTGGTCAGCAACTTCGCGGTCGGTGCCGGCGGCTGGTCGAGCCAGAACAGCTATCCGCGGCACATCGCCGATGTGAACGGCGACGGCTACACCGACATCGTCGGCTTCGGTCAGTCGGGCGTGCTGGTCTCGTTCGGCTCGGCCAACGGCAGCTTCTCGGGCGCGGGGCAGGTGCTGGCAAACTTCGGACAGGCGCAGGGCTGGTCGAGCGACAATCAGTTCCACCGCGAGCTTGCCGACGTCAATGGCGACGGCCGGGCCGACATCGTCGGCTTCGGCACCGCCGGGACTTTGGTGTCGTTCGGGCGCGCCGACGGCAGCTTTAGCGATCCGATCACCGGGATCGCCAACTTCGGCGCCAACCAGGGCTGGTCGACGCAGGATGGCTTTGCCCGGGTCACCGGTGACGTCAATGGCGACGGCAGGGCCGACATCATCGGCTTCGGTGTCGCCGGCACCTTTGTTTCGCTCGGCAACGGCGACGGCACCTTCAGCGCTGCCAGGCTGACCCTAGGCGACTTCGGCAACCAGCAGGGCTGGACCAGCGACAACCAGTTTCACCGCACGGTGGCGGACGTCAACGCCGACGGGTTCGACGACATCATCGGTTTTGGCACCGCGGGAACGCTGGTGGCGCTGTCAAAGGGCGACGGCACCTTCAGCGCCACGACATTGGCCTTGAACAATTTCGGGAAGGGCCAGGGCTGGTCGACCCAGGACAGCTTTGCACGCCAGGTTGCCGACGTGAACGGCGACGGCAATGCGGATATCGTCGGGTTCGGGCTCGCCGGCACCTATGTCGCCTACGGCCTCGACAATGGCAGCTTCACGCAGGCCAGCCTCGATGTCGCAAATTTCGGCGCCAACCAGGGCTGGACCAGCGACAACATCTACCATCGCGAGCTGGCAGACATCGACAATGATGGGGCGATCGACATCGTCGGCTTCGGACAGACGGGCGTGCTTGTCGGCTATAATCTCGATTATGGCTCGCTCATCTGA
- a CDS encoding CBS domain-containing protein yields MTIAAVLSSKGPEVATITSAATLGEAATVLTRNKIGALVVVEGSGAVAGVLSERDIVACLSAHGDEELGRRRVEDAMTAPAITVDPATPVLTALALMTARRIRHLPVVTNGKLAGIVSIGDLVKYRIDRIEQEAEAMRSYIQSA; encoded by the coding sequence ATGACCATCGCCGCCGTCCTCTCGAGCAAGGGACCCGAGGTTGCCACCATCACCAGTGCCGCGACGCTGGGAGAGGCTGCGACCGTGCTGACCCGCAACAAGATCGGCGCACTGGTGGTGGTCGAGGGCTCGGGCGCAGTCGCTGGGGTCCTGTCGGAACGGGACATCGTCGCCTGCCTATCGGCGCACGGCGACGAGGAGCTCGGCCGGCGCAGGGTCGAGGACGCGATGACGGCGCCGGCGATCACCGTCGACCCCGCGACGCCGGTACTGACGGCGCTGGCGCTGATGACCGCACGGCGGATTCGCCACCTGCCCGTGGTGACGAATGGGAAGCTCGCCGGGATCGTGTCGATCGGTGACCTGGTGAAGTACCGGATCGACCGGATCGAGCAGGAAGCGGAAGCGATGCGCTCCTACATTCAGTCTGCCTGA
- a CDS encoding acyl-CoA thioesterase: protein MTTNDPRQPTLRITPGPSDINSNGHIFGGWVLSQMDIAAGIVASRRAKGAVATVAIERMEFIAPIELRDLISVYAEVERVGRTSMAIRIEVVADRDRGDRRIKVTEGLFTFVALDEQHRPRAVDQPSA from the coding sequence TTGACCACCAACGACCCCCGCCAGCCGACCCTGCGCATCACGCCGGGCCCGAGCGACATCAACTCGAACGGCCACATCTTCGGCGGCTGGGTGCTGAGTCAGATGGACATCGCCGCCGGCATCGTCGCCTCGCGCCGGGCGAAAGGCGCCGTCGCCACCGTCGCGATCGAGCGCATGGAGTTCATCGCCCCGATCGAGCTGCGCGACCTGATCAGCGTCTACGCCGAGGTGGAGCGGGTCGGTAGGACGAGCATGGCGATCCGGATCGAGGTCGTCGCCGACCGCGATCGCGGCGATCGCCGGATCAAGGTCACCGAGGGCCTGTTCACCTTCGTCGCGCTGGACGAGCAGCATCGTCCCCGCGCGGTCGACCAGCCCTCCGCCTAG